In the Festucalex cinctus isolate MCC-2025b chromosome 10, RoL_Fcin_1.0, whole genome shotgun sequence genome, one interval contains:
- the coa7 gene encoding cytochrome c oxidase assembly factor 7: MAGFVNFENDEEVKQYLDQLGMEYSYSCYKANDPEGCQMLADYMEAVKRNFEATAQVLKHNCDEHTHPGSCYKLGIYHVTGKGGVSKCLKSAYSCFMRACNTGGKRSADACHSVGLLAHDGRALEGGASDPDMARRYYERACAGGFAPSCFNLSAMYIANNAKGLKSDMTVALKYAMRACELGHVWGCANASRMYKLGDGTEKDDKKAEELKNRARELHGLQKEKQLTFGE, from the exons ATGGCGGGGTTCGTTAACTTTGAAAATGACGAAGAAGTCAAGCAGTATCTGGACCAGTTGGGTATGGAGTACAGCTACAGTTGCTATAAGGCGAACGACCCCGAAG GATGCCAGATGTTAGCAGATTATATGGAAGCAGTGAAACGGAACTTCGAGGCTACTGCACAGGTGCTCAAACACAACTGTGACGAACATACCCATCCAGGAAGCTGCTATAAACTGGGGATTTACCATGTCACAGGCAAAG GTGGCGTGAGCAAGTGCCTGAAAAGCGCCTACTCGTGCTTCATGCGAGCTTGCAACACCGGCGGGAAGAGGTCCGCCGACGCCTGCCACAGCGTGGGTCTGCTGGCTCACGATGGGCGGGCCCTGGAGGGCGGCGCCTCCGACCCAGACATGGCCCGCCGTTACTATGAGAGGGCATGCGCTGGCGGCTTCGCCCCATCCTGCTTCAACCTCAGCGCCATGTACATTGCGAACAACGCCAAAGGGCTCAAGTCAGACATGACTGTGGCGCTGAAGTACGCCATGCGGGCCTGTGAGCTGGGACACGTGTGGGGCTGCGCCAACGCCAGCCGCATGTACAAGCTGGGAGACGGCACTGAGAAGGATGACAAGAAGGCGGAAGAACTGAAGAATCGGGCCAGAGAACTGCACGGTTTGCAAAAGGAGAAGCAGCTAACATTTGGGGAGTGA